One segment of Geomonas ferrireducens DNA contains the following:
- a CDS encoding ATP-dependent DNA helicase, translated as MKPANDIISVPVGYFALPVPRSGHIEPRSGYDRSTADGREIHQRVQKRRAEVDPSYRAEVPVGRLLERGGFLFQINGRMDGISGGDYACIEEIKSCFALGELKRRLAGDPFLEPYCLQLLTYGYFHWLEHARVPRLTFHLVSSRNGHSADLEISLDVERYESWLEARLEELVAEASRAKKRAVRRRAMAADFPFPFTKPRSGQVELMAEIEQGMALGWRMLIQAPTGLGKTVGVLHPVLKEGLSRGQTVCYVTPKNSQHEVAEDAVARFREAGAKLRSLTVTAKGKICFQNEPICTPEYCDYAKDYYGKLARHGVVELLERKKTLKARTFREFGEKYQVCPFELQIECATLADVVICDYNYVFAPRSALGRAAGLAVEQSGKPNLVIDEAHNLPSRAMDYYSPSLSSHVLEGMREELANVPHLFRREAASLLDDCVAAVLSCRAGKGESAARIEPPMDAFLELDGRLRSLLSRYLEADVEIRQEDPVLRLCYYWTGFTEMLELAVRSQRQEFFTLYQPLGSGGSIKVTCCDASDLIAERYAEYQQVVGFSATLKPFEYYARLSGLDPQEVHTAEFQSPFPQERRKLLIIPQVSTRYSKRERNYARIADALARIVALRRGNYLAFFPSFVFLERVAELFRAPEGFEVLQQERNMKGARTAEMLEHLREGGAPTVVFAVQGGSLSEGVDYAGEMVIGAFVIGPPLPNFDLEREEMRAYYQRHYGKGFEYAYTIPAMAKAIQSAGRVIRSETDRGVIVLMDDRFLENEYSAAMPADWFEAQARELVSGAILKDIGAFWEQPQQSE; from the coding sequence ATGAAACCTGCAAACGACATCATCAGCGTACCGGTCGGCTACTTTGCCCTCCCGGTACCGCGCTCAGGGCACATCGAGCCACGCTCGGGCTATGACCGTTCCACCGCCGACGGCCGGGAGATCCACCAGCGCGTGCAGAAAAGGCGTGCCGAAGTGGATCCGTCTTATCGCGCCGAGGTGCCTGTGGGGCGCCTGCTCGAACGGGGAGGCTTCCTCTTCCAGATCAACGGGCGCATGGACGGCATTTCCGGCGGCGACTACGCCTGCATCGAGGAGATCAAGAGCTGCTTCGCCCTGGGCGAGCTGAAGCGCCGCCTGGCGGGCGACCCCTTCCTGGAGCCTTACTGCCTGCAGCTTCTCACCTACGGTTACTTCCACTGGCTTGAGCACGCTCGGGTGCCGCGCCTCACCTTCCACTTGGTTTCATCCCGAAACGGCCACTCAGCGGACCTTGAGATCAGCCTCGACGTGGAACGCTACGAGAGCTGGCTCGAGGCGAGGCTGGAAGAACTGGTGGCGGAGGCGAGCCGCGCCAAAAAGCGCGCCGTGCGCAGGCGTGCGATGGCGGCGGATTTTCCCTTCCCCTTCACCAAGCCGCGCAGCGGGCAGGTGGAGCTGATGGCGGAGATCGAGCAGGGGATGGCCCTTGGCTGGCGCATGCTGATCCAGGCGCCGACCGGGCTTGGCAAGACGGTGGGGGTGCTGCATCCGGTGCTGAAAGAGGGGCTGTCGCGGGGGCAGACGGTGTGCTACGTGACCCCGAAGAACAGCCAGCACGAGGTGGCCGAGGATGCCGTGGCGAGGTTTCGCGAGGCGGGGGCGAAGCTTCGTTCCCTCACCGTCACCGCTAAAGGGAAGATCTGCTTTCAGAACGAGCCGATCTGCACGCCGGAGTACTGCGACTACGCGAAGGACTACTACGGCAAGCTCGCCCGTCATGGCGTCGTGGAGCTTCTGGAGAGGAAGAAGACGCTGAAGGCGAGGACCTTCCGCGAATTCGGGGAAAAGTACCAAGTCTGCCCCTTCGAGCTGCAGATCGAGTGCGCGACGCTCGCCGATGTCGTCATCTGCGACTACAACTACGTCTTCGCGCCCCGCTCGGCGCTGGGACGGGCGGCGGGGCTCGCCGTGGAGCAAAGCGGCAAGCCGAACCTCGTGATCGATGAGGCCCACAACCTCCCCTCGCGCGCCATGGACTACTACTCGCCGAGCCTCTCGAGCCATGTGCTGGAGGGGATGCGGGAGGAGCTCGCGAACGTGCCGCATCTATTCAGGCGCGAGGCCGCCTCGCTTCTGGACGACTGCGTGGCGGCGGTCCTTTCCTGCCGCGCGGGGAAGGGGGAGAGCGCCGCGCGGATCGAGCCTCCGATGGACGCTTTCCTGGAGTTGGACGGCCGGCTGCGTTCCCTTTTGTCGCGTTACCTTGAGGCGGACGTCGAAATCCGGCAGGAAGACCCGGTGCTGCGTCTTTGCTACTACTGGACGGGTTTCACGGAGATGCTGGAGCTGGCGGTGCGCTCGCAGCGGCAGGAATTCTTCACCTTGTACCAGCCGCTGGGGAGCGGTGGGAGCATCAAGGTCACCTGCTGCGACGCCTCCGACCTAATCGCTGAGCGGTACGCGGAGTACCAGCAGGTGGTCGGGTTCTCGGCGACGCTGAAACCGTTCGAGTACTACGCCCGGCTTTCCGGCCTCGACCCGCAGGAGGTGCACACCGCGGAGTTCCAGAGCCCCTTCCCGCAAGAGCGGCGCAAACTCCTCATCATCCCGCAGGTATCAACCCGGTATTCCAAGCGCGAGCGGAACTACGCGAGGATAGCCGATGCGCTCGCCCGCATCGTGGCCCTGCGACGTGGCAACTACCTGGCCTTCTTCCCGAGCTTCGTCTTTTTGGAGCGGGTGGCCGAACTCTTCAGGGCGCCGGAGGGATTTGAGGTGCTGCAGCAGGAGCGCAACATGAAGGGAGCGCGCACCGCGGAAATGCTGGAACACCTCCGCGAGGGGGGGGCGCCGACCGTGGTCTTCGCGGTGCAGGGGGGATCGCTTTCCGAAGGGGTCGACTACGCGGGGGAGATGGTGATCGGTGCCTTCGTTATCGGTCCACCGCTGCCGAACTTCGATCTCGAGCGTGAGGAGATGCGGGCCTACTACCAGCGTCACTACGGCAAGGGGTTCGAGTACGCCTACACCATACCGGCCATGGCGAAGGCGATCCAGTCGGCGGGAAGGGTGATTCGCTCGGAAACCGACCGCGGCGTCATCGTCCTGATGGACGATCGCTTCCTGGAGAACGAGTACAGCGCCGCCATGCCTGCCGACTGGTTCGAAGCGCAGGCGAGGGAGCTCGTTTCAGGAGCCATATTGAAGGATATCGGCGCATTCTGGGAACAGCCGCAGCAGAGTGAGTAA
- a CDS encoding cytochrome c7 has product MRRVVAAAVLSLFCAGFAYAADEAVVVLPAKNGNVTFPHKQHKDMPEMKCTNCHETDKGGKIADLGKDWAHKTCKGCHTEKGKGPAKCNECHKK; this is encoded by the coding sequence ATGAGAAGAGTCGTAGCTGCCGCGGTACTGTCCCTTTTCTGTGCCGGTTTCGCCTATGCCGCCGATGAGGCCGTGGTTGTTCTCCCGGCAAAGAACGGCAACGTCACCTTCCCGCACAAACAACACAAAGACATGCCGGAGATGAAGTGCACCAACTGCCACGAAACGGACAAGGGCGGGAAGATCGCCGACCTCGGCAAGGACTGGGCGCACAAGACCTGCAAAGGGTGCCACACGGAGAAGGGTAAAGGCCCCGCCAAATGCAACGAGTGCCACAAGAAGTAG
- a CDS encoding radical SAM/SPASM domain-containing protein, whose product MTDYHTFEQAGEHYLFFTRSARLYQISRLAFGMLAEFFPPTCDPDAFPPDPPRPLPAEERSLYGELRDLVSRELRAPVPLPQPRHAILQGNSYQTFSIYLAQTCNMACCYCWNRGGTFGKPGHLMGWDTAQRATRLILSLVERSSADKVFINFYGGEPLLDFPVLQQVTQELLQHEARLEKNFYLTLDTNGTLLDGPAAQFLARYFTQVGVSLDGSQRIHDLQRPGKYGEETWQLIANNIKAFPNQKLLGIRATLTTFSDSYLETFRHLTTLGIKRIQLEYCHEPGYHQNPIYEKLIVPPERQLAELREFVDYYVDYISEYNDTWDIPFVSNVLDNITRIRRGSRFTKPCGAGANTLAINSHGKVFPCIAFVEREDFAMGQVDDTQRLNLHQSLEGFEVDGQHQCQACWLRYDCAGGCYATHYDMTGHPRRPHPEYCRSMQGRAKVYFYALTRMLNKCPWHLEKVHAPV is encoded by the coding sequence ATGACCGACTATCACACCTTCGAGCAGGCCGGTGAACACTACCTCTTCTTCACCCGCTCCGCGAGGCTCTACCAGATCAGCCGGCTTGCCTTCGGGATGCTCGCGGAGTTCTTCCCGCCGACTTGTGATCCTGACGCCTTCCCGCCCGACCCGCCTCGCCCGCTTCCTGCAGAAGAGCGCTCCCTTTACGGTGAGCTGCGCGATCTCGTCAGCCGGGAGCTAAGGGCACCTGTTCCCCTCCCGCAGCCACGGCATGCCATCCTTCAGGGCAACAGCTACCAGACCTTCTCCATCTACCTCGCCCAGACCTGCAACATGGCCTGCTGCTACTGCTGGAACCGCGGTGGTACCTTCGGAAAACCGGGACATCTCATGGGATGGGACACGGCACAGCGCGCCACCCGCCTGATCCTCTCCCTTGTCGAGCGCTCCAGCGCCGACAAGGTCTTCATAAACTTTTACGGGGGTGAGCCGCTGCTCGATTTCCCGGTGCTGCAGCAGGTCACCCAGGAACTATTGCAACACGAGGCACGGCTTGAGAAAAATTTCTACCTCACCCTGGACACGAACGGCACCTTGCTCGACGGGCCCGCCGCCCAATTCCTTGCACGCTACTTCACGCAGGTCGGCGTGAGCCTCGACGGCAGCCAGAGAATCCATGACCTGCAGCGACCCGGGAAGTACGGCGAGGAGACCTGGCAACTAATCGCCAACAACATCAAGGCCTTCCCGAACCAGAAGCTCTTGGGGATCCGCGCCACCCTCACCACCTTTTCCGACAGCTACCTGGAAACCTTCCGTCACCTCACCACACTTGGCATCAAGAGGATCCAGCTCGAGTACTGCCATGAACCGGGCTACCACCAAAACCCCATCTATGAGAAGCTGATCGTCCCCCCCGAGCGGCAGCTCGCCGAATTGCGCGAGTTCGTCGACTACTACGTCGATTACATCAGCGAGTACAACGACACCTGGGATATCCCCTTCGTCTCCAACGTACTGGACAACATCACCCGGATCCGGCGCGGCAGCCGTTTTACCAAGCCCTGCGGTGCCGGCGCCAACACGCTTGCCATCAACAGCCACGGCAAGGTCTTCCCCTGTATCGCCTTCGTCGAACGCGAGGATTTCGCCATGGGGCAGGTCGATGACACGCAGCGCTTGAACCTGCACCAAAGCCTCGAAGGGTTCGAAGTGGACGGCCAGCACCAGTGCCAGGCCTGCTGGCTGCGCTACGACTGCGCCGGCGGCTGCTACGCCACCCACTACGACATGACCGGCCATCCGAGACGACCCCACCCCGAATACTGCCGAAGCATGCAGGGACGCGCCAAGGTGTATTTCTACGCCCTGACGAGGATGCTGAACAAGTGTCCCTGGCACTTGGAAAAGGTCCACGCTCCGGTCTAA
- the trhA gene encoding PAQR family membrane homeostasis protein TrhA, which yields MDDDDLQQRLFHYTEAEELANRWTHAPGILLSAAGAFALVNLAVRMGDTSRIVSASIYTATLVIFYCISTIYHTVRRPRLRYLFRILDHACVYFVIAGSYTPFAMVTLKGAWGYWLLVTVWGLGMVGAFMKLFTTHRLPYLGPLLYLGLGWLVVIVIKPLAAGLALNGLVLLFAGGAAYTLGVVFYLWDRLPYNHAIWHLFVLAGSACHYAAIFYYVTACNS from the coding sequence ATGGATGATGACGACCTGCAACAGCGACTGTTCCACTATACCGAGGCGGAAGAGCTGGCGAACCGCTGGACCCATGCTCCGGGCATCCTGCTGAGCGCGGCGGGAGCGTTCGCACTGGTGAACCTTGCCGTGCGGATGGGGGACACCTCGCGCATCGTCTCGGCATCGATCTACACCGCCACCCTGGTCATCTTCTACTGCATCTCGACCATATACCACACGGTCCGCAGGCCGCGCCTGCGCTACCTCTTCCGCATCCTCGACCATGCCTGCGTATATTTCGTCATCGCCGGAAGTTACACCCCCTTCGCCATGGTGACGCTGAAGGGAGCATGGGGGTACTGGCTGCTGGTCACGGTGTGGGGGCTCGGGATGGTCGGCGCCTTCATGAAGCTCTTCACGACGCACCGCCTCCCTTACCTCGGTCCGCTGCTCTACCTGGGGCTCGGGTGGCTGGTGGTCATAGTCATAAAACCTCTCGCCGCGGGACTGGCCCTGAACGGACTGGTGCTCCTCTTTGCCGGCGGGGCCGCCTACACCCTCGGGGTCGTCTTCTACCTCTGGGACCGCCTACCTTACAACCACGCCATCTGGCATCTCTTCGTGCTGGCGGGCAGCGCCTGCCACTACGCCGCAATCTTCTATTACGTAACCGCATGTAATTCCTGA
- a CDS encoding phosphotransacetylase family protein yields the protein MARKIFVAASGQNIGKTTISVSLLHLAQKKYGRVGFMKPLGPKPTVLRGIPVDKDAALIAQVFGLTKDLRYMSPVVVYPDTTKQAIDGKIDLPELGERIRTSFAELEKHCDFIVIEGSGHPGVGTVLNLSNAHIAKMLDAPVLMLSGGGIGNVIDTLAMNTALFKLEKADVRGVLVNKLFAEKRDVTLDYLSRAFAGQPFSILGGFDYKPVLANPSLGRVARLLDLPLNGNRREVKRIIHHVQIGAASTQRVTEMLRDSSLLLVTSSRDELLVTIANLYQMPEFHPLIAGLVISGVAPVSSITQRIIDRSRIPYLRTEQTTTALYKMITEDVSKITAKDTEKLTLIRSLAEQRLDFDAVDELFAQ from the coding sequence TTGGCAAGAAAAATCTTTGTAGCCGCATCGGGGCAGAACATAGGAAAGACCACCATCAGCGTTTCATTGCTGCACCTGGCGCAGAAGAAGTACGGCCGGGTGGGTTTCATGAAACCTTTGGGGCCCAAGCCGACGGTCCTGCGCGGGATTCCGGTTGACAAGGACGCCGCCCTGATCGCCCAGGTCTTCGGGCTCACCAAGGACCTGCGTTACATGTCCCCGGTGGTGGTGTATCCGGACACGACGAAACAGGCGATCGACGGAAAGATCGACCTTCCCGAACTGGGGGAACGCATACGGACCAGCTTCGCCGAGCTCGAAAAGCACTGCGACTTCATCGTGATCGAGGGGTCCGGGCACCCCGGCGTCGGCACCGTCTTGAACCTCTCAAACGCCCATATCGCCAAGATGCTCGACGCGCCGGTGTTGATGCTGAGCGGCGGCGGCATCGGAAACGTCATCGATACGCTCGCCATGAACACTGCGCTGTTCAAGCTCGAGAAGGCCGACGTGCGCGGCGTTCTGGTGAACAAGCTCTTTGCCGAAAAACGTGACGTCACCCTCGACTACCTCTCCCGTGCCTTCGCCGGCCAGCCGTTTTCCATCCTCGGCGGCTTCGATTACAAGCCCGTGCTGGCCAACCCTTCCCTGGGACGCGTGGCGCGCCTGCTCGATCTTCCCCTGAACGGCAACCGCCGCGAGGTGAAGAGAATCATCCATCACGTGCAGATCGGCGCCGCTTCCACGCAGAGGGTCACCGAGATGCTGCGCGATTCCTCGCTCCTGCTGGTGACGAGCAGCCGAGATGAACTGCTGGTTACCATCGCCAACCTGTACCAAATGCCCGAGTTTCACCCGCTCATCGCCGGGTTGGTCATCTCCGGGGTCGCCCCCGTCAGCAGCATCACCCAGCGCATCATCGATCGGAGCAGGATTCCGTACCTGCGCACCGAGCAAACCACCACAGCTCTCTACAAAATGATCACTGAAGACGTGTCGAAGATCACCGCGAAGGACACGGAAAAGCTGACCCTGATCCGTTCCCTGGCCGAGCAGCGCCTCGATTTCGATGCGGTGGACGAGCTCTTCGCACAGTAA
- a CDS encoding cytochrome c7 — MKKVIVAAALVVFSAGAVLAADVITLQAKNGNVTFNHKKHQETLKDCKVCHEKGPGKIEGFGKDWAHKTCKGCHGDKGAGPTKCADCHKK, encoded by the coding sequence ATGAAAAAGGTAATCGTCGCAGCAGCCCTCGTCGTCTTCAGCGCAGGAGCGGTACTGGCCGCCGATGTCATCACCCTCCAGGCCAAGAACGGCAACGTGACCTTCAACCACAAGAAGCACCAGGAGACCCTGAAGGACTGTAAAGTGTGCCATGAAAAGGGCCCCGGCAAGATCGAAGGGTTCGGCAAGGACTGGGCGCACAAGACCTGCAAGGGATGCCACGGGGACAAGGGTGCCGGCCCGACCAAGTGTGCCGACTGCCACAAGAAGTAG
- a CDS encoding helix-turn-helix transcriptional regulator, with protein sequence MVDSTDKTEKIALASVAIDGTRARNIREAKKLTQLYVANVVGVTTDTISRWENNRYPSIKRDNAQKLADALEVALEEILRAEDPEEPDTQALPSQGPSRKRVLLPLSVLALLLLGTLLYFMLRQTAPAPRAIRWAPRFAAPGEVIPVQVKVARQPASPFGFILRERLPAGARLVSALPVTSSTESEGKWLVPTGGTPTTVSYSLKVPSNFPSGKDAAFNGELVVHGGEASNRTESVGGSTSVHIGAYHWADSNGDGRIDDDEIMPAYYICEEMKGLGLDWKTIEAIWSGKGYRWDARSGYTVLK encoded by the coding sequence ATGGTGGACAGCACCGACAAAACGGAGAAGATCGCCCTTGCCAGCGTCGCCATCGACGGCACCAGGGCGAGGAACATCCGAGAGGCGAAGAAGCTGACCCAGCTCTACGTCGCAAACGTGGTCGGGGTCACCACCGACACCATTTCGCGCTGGGAGAACAACCGCTACCCCTCCATAAAGAGGGACAACGCCCAGAAACTCGCCGACGCACTCGAAGTCGCCCTCGAGGAGATCCTGCGCGCGGAGGACCCGGAAGAACCGGACACGCAGGCGCTCCCCTCACAGGGCCCTTCCCGCAAGAGGGTGCTCTTGCCGCTTTCCGTCCTCGCGCTGCTGCTCCTCGGCACCCTGCTCTATTTTATGCTGCGCCAAACCGCTCCAGCACCGCGCGCCATACGCTGGGCCCCACGCTTTGCCGCCCCGGGTGAGGTGATTCCCGTCCAGGTAAAGGTTGCCCGCCAGCCTGCCTCTCCTTTCGGCTTTATCCTCAGAGAACGGCTTCCCGCGGGGGCGCGTCTCGTCTCCGCCCTTCCCGTCACCTCTTCGACCGAGTCCGAGGGGAAATGGCTCGTTCCTACCGGCGGCACACCTACCACCGTCTCCTATTCCCTGAAGGTCCCCTCCAACTTCCCGTCCGGCAAGGACGCCGCTTTCAATGGGGAACTCGTGGTCCACGGCGGCGAGGCATCCAACCGCACCGAAAGCGTCGGCGGCAGCACCTCGGTCCACATCGGCGCCTACCACTGGGCCGACAGCAACGGCGACGGACGCATCGACGACGACGAGATCATGCCCGCCTACTACATCTGCGAAGAGATGAAAGGGCTGGGCCTGGACTGGAAGACCATCGAGGCGATCTGGAGCGGAAAAGGGTACCGCTGGGACGCCAGGAGCGGATACACCGTCCTCAAGTAA
- a CDS encoding type 1 glutamine amidotransferase domain-containing protein, translated as MKALILSADNFEDSELLVPLYRLREVGYSVVVASEKSGSIHGKHGYEVPVDRVFTDLNPADYAVLVLPGGKAPAAIRNTPEVQEIVRAFMSSNKPVAAICHGPQILISAGLLKGRKATCYESVAPELRDAGASYEDIEVLVDGNLITSRKPDDLPAFCRELTRMLKAQG; from the coding sequence ATGAAAGCATTGATCCTTAGCGCAGACAACTTCGAAGATAGCGAACTGCTCGTCCCCCTGTATCGCTTGCGTGAGGTCGGCTACTCCGTCGTAGTCGCCTCGGAGAAAAGCGGCTCCATCCACGGCAAACACGGCTACGAGGTACCGGTGGACCGGGTCTTCACCGACCTGAACCCAGCCGACTACGCGGTGCTCGTGCTACCGGGCGGTAAGGCCCCTGCCGCCATCAGAAACACCCCCGAGGTCCAGGAGATCGTCCGCGCCTTCATGTCGTCCAACAAGCCGGTCGCCGCCATCTGCCACGGCCCCCAGATCCTCATTTCCGCAGGGCTTCTCAAGGGGCGCAAGGCCACCTGCTACGAGTCGGTGGCCCCTGAACTACGCGACGCCGGCGCGTCTTACGAGGACATCGAGGTACTGGTGGACGGTAACCTGATCACCTCCAGAAAGCCCGACGATCTCCCCGCCTTTTGCCGCGAGCTCACCAGGATGCTGAAAGCGCAGGGATAG
- a CDS encoding LL-diaminopimelate aminotransferase, whose protein sequence is MAKINDNYLKLKAGYLFPEIGRRVRAFAAANPEAKVIRLGIGDVTRPLAPAVIKAFHEAVDDLATVENFAGYGPEQGYDWLINAIIEKSYKPLGVDLKTEEMFVSDGSKCDCANILDIFALDNVVAIGDPVYPVYNDTNVMIGRTGEADEKGYYKGIVYLPCTEENGFIPSLPTGKVDIIYLCFPNNPTGTVASKAELKKWVDYALANDAVIFYDAAYEAFITDPSIPHSIYEVEGAKKCAIEFRSFSKTAGFTGVRCGLVVVPEEVMGTTATGEKYSFNKLWLRRTTTKFNGASYPVQKAAAAVYSEEGWKQNKEIIDYYMENARIIREGLAEAGLTVYGGVNAPYIWLKTPAGLSSWDFFDKLLTECNVVGTPGSGFGPSGEGYFRLSAFGNRDNVIEAVERIKQNLK, encoded by the coding sequence GTGGCAAAGATAAATGATAACTACCTGAAACTGAAAGCGGGTTACCTTTTCCCTGAGATCGGGCGCCGCGTGCGCGCTTTCGCCGCCGCCAACCCGGAGGCGAAGGTGATCCGTCTCGGGATCGGCGACGTGACCCGTCCCCTGGCGCCGGCCGTCATCAAGGCGTTCCACGAGGCGGTGGACGACCTCGCGACCGTCGAGAACTTCGCAGGCTACGGCCCCGAGCAGGGGTATGACTGGCTCATCAACGCCATCATCGAGAAGTCCTACAAGCCGCTCGGCGTCGACCTGAAGACCGAGGAGATGTTCGTCTCCGACGGCTCCAAGTGCGACTGCGCCAACATCCTCGACATCTTCGCCCTCGATAACGTCGTCGCCATCGGCGACCCCGTCTACCCGGTCTACAACGACACCAACGTCATGATCGGGCGCACCGGCGAGGCGGACGAGAAGGGTTACTACAAGGGGATCGTCTACCTTCCCTGCACCGAGGAAAACGGGTTCATCCCGTCCCTCCCGACCGGGAAAGTCGACATCATCTACCTCTGCTTCCCGAACAACCCGACCGGTACCGTGGCAAGCAAGGCCGAGCTGAAGAAGTGGGTCGATTACGCCCTCGCCAACGACGCCGTGATCTTCTACGACGCGGCTTACGAGGCCTTCATCACCGATCCGTCCATCCCGCACTCCATCTACGAGGTGGAAGGTGCTAAAAAGTGCGCCATCGAGTTCCGCTCCTTCTCCAAGACCGCCGGCTTCACCGGCGTGCGCTGCGGCCTCGTCGTCGTGCCGGAAGAGGTGATGGGGACCACGGCAACCGGCGAGAAGTACTCCTTCAACAAGCTCTGGCTGCGCCGCACCACCACCAAGTTCAACGGCGCCTCCTACCCGGTGCAGAAGGCCGCTGCCGCGGTCTACTCCGAGGAGGGGTGGAAGCAGAACAAGGAAATCATCGACTACTATATGGAGAACGCCCGCATCATCCGTGAAGGTCTCGCGGAGGCCGGTCTCACCGTGTACGGCGGCGTGAACGCCCCCTACATCTGGCTCAAAACCCCGGCCGGGCTCTCCTCCTGGGACTTCTTCGACAAGCTTCTCACCGAGTGCAACGTGGTAGGCACCCCGGGCAGCGGCTTCGGTCCCTCCGGCGAAGGGTACTTCCGTCTCTCCGCCTTCGGCAACCGCGACAACGTCATTGAAGCGGTGGAGCGGATCAAGCAGAACCTCAAGTAA
- the dapB gene encoding 4-hydroxy-tetrahydrodipicolinate reductase, whose amino-acid sequence MVKIAVCGAAGRMGGRIIAAIKESEGVELSGALERPGHPMVGQDAGYNAGLGAIGVTINDDLNAVVQGCDVLIDFTAPKVSLKNLEVCALYKKSIVIGSTGFTPEERALAAELAREIPVIIAPNMSVGVNVCFKVLADVAKILGDDFDVEIVEAHHRLKKDSPSGTAVRMGEVVANALGRDYNKVANYHREGICGERTHDEIGMQTVRGGDIVGEHTVYFIGMGERIELTHRAHTRDMFSRGSVRAAKWVVTAKPGVWDMQDVLGLR is encoded by the coding sequence ATGGTTAAAATAGCTGTTTGCGGGGCTGCCGGCCGCATGGGCGGCCGCATCATCGCCGCCATCAAGGAATCGGAAGGAGTGGAGCTCTCCGGCGCTCTGGAGCGGCCCGGGCACCCGATGGTCGGGCAGGATGCCGGTTACAACGCGGGGCTCGGCGCCATCGGCGTCACCATCAACGACGACCTGAACGCCGTAGTGCAGGGTTGCGACGTGCTGATCGACTTCACCGCACCGAAGGTGTCCCTGAAAAACCTCGAAGTCTGCGCCCTCTATAAGAAATCCATCGTCATCGGCTCGACCGGCTTCACCCCTGAAGAACGCGCCCTCGCCGCGGAACTCGCACGCGAGATCCCGGTGATCATCGCTCCGAACATGTCCGTCGGCGTGAACGTATGCTTCAAGGTACTGGCCGATGTCGCCAAGATCCTCGGCGACGACTTCGACGTCGAAATCGTCGAGGCGCATCACCGCCTGAAGAAGGACTCCCCCTCCGGGACCGCAGTGAGAATGGGCGAGGTCGTGGCCAACGCCCTCGGGCGCGACTACAACAAGGTCGCCAACTACCACCGCGAGGGGATCTGCGGCGAGCGTACCCACGATGAGATCGGCATGCAGACCGTGCGCGGCGGCGATATCGTCGGCGAGCACACCGTGTACTTCATCGGCATGGGCGAGCGCATCGAGCTTACCCACCGCGCCCACACCCGCGACATGTTCTCCCGCGGCTCCGTGCGTGCCGCCAAGTGGGTGGTGACCGCGAAGCCCGGCGTCTGGGACATGCAGGACGTGCTAGGGCTAAGATAA
- the dapA gene encoding 4-hydroxy-tetrahydrodipicolinate synthase, translating to MFHGSIVAIVTPFNNHAVDEEKLRELVEFQIANGTDAIVPCGTTGESSTLSYEEHDRVIQIVVEQVNKRVPVIAGTGSNSTHEAIEITKHAKDLGADGALLVTPYYNKPSQEGLYRHYKAVADAVALPQILYNVPGRTGVNLLPETVARLAEHSNIVAIKEATGSLQQASEVLALCGDKLDVLSGDDFITLPMMAAGAKGVISVTANIMPKEVSALVDAFNAGNMEEARRLHLYLLKISNAMFIESNPVPVKTAVSLMGKCSDEVRLPLAPLMEANKAKLISIMKEYKLI from the coding sequence ATGTTTCACGGAAGTATCGTAGCGATCGTAACACCGTTCAACAACCACGCGGTGGACGAAGAAAAACTGAGGGAACTGGTCGAGTTCCAGATTGCCAACGGAACCGACGCCATCGTGCCGTGCGGCACCACCGGCGAGTCCTCCACCCTGAGCTATGAAGAGCACGACAGGGTCATCCAGATCGTCGTGGAGCAGGTGAACAAGAGGGTCCCGGTCATCGCCGGCACCGGTTCCAATTCCACCCACGAAGCCATCGAGATCACCAAGCACGCCAAGGACCTGGGCGCCGATGGCGCGCTGCTGGTAACCCCTTACTACAATAAGCCTTCCCAGGAAGGTCTCTACCGCCACTACAAGGCGGTGGCCGACGCCGTGGCGTTGCCGCAGATCCTCTACAACGTACCGGGACGTACCGGCGTGAACCTCCTCCCTGAGACCGTTGCGCGCCTTGCCGAGCACTCCAACATCGTCGCCATCAAGGAGGCAACCGGCTCGCTGCAGCAGGCCTCCGAGGTGCTCGCACTTTGCGGCGACAAGCTCGACGTGCTCTCCGGTGACGACTTCATCACTCTTCCCATGATGGCCGCAGGCGCCAAGGGGGTCATCTCGGTGACCGCCAACATCATGCCGAAGGAAGTCTCCGCGCTGGTCGATGCCTTCAACGCCGGGAACATGGAAGAGGCGAGGAGGCTGCACCTGTACCTGCTGAAGATCTCAAATGCGATGTTCATCGAGAGCAACCCGGTGCCGGTAAAGACCGCGGTTTCCCTGATGGGCAAGTGCAGCGACGAAGTACGCCTGCCGCTCGCCCCGCTCATGGAGGCCAACAAGGCGAAGCTCATTTCCATCATGAAGGAATACAAGCTGATCTAA